CGGGCCAGTCTTCTTGACCCAACACCCTGATGATCTCGATGCTCAAACTCTCTTATCGCTACGACCAAACGGCGTCCAGGCTTGAGGTGGATGGACTTCCTGACTTCTCCGCTGGACATGGCGACAACGTGATTGGGATTCTGTCTGCCTGGCGTCTTCAATTGGTCGGTGCTCCTGAACTGGAGGGGAAACGCGATCACCTTGAAGCCTTGATGGCTGTTGTGCTTCCCTATGCACGCCATCAAATTTCCGGAGTTTCCAGGGCTGAAGGATGGTCGCAGCATCCAGTGAGCATCCGCCCTGTGGAGGGTGGTCACCAACTGGAACTGACGAGCAGTCAGCCGGATGTTCCCCCGTTGGAAATCAAGTTGGATGATGCTGATTTCGCCGATCTTTTGCGCTGCTTAGATGCACTCCGTGCTGATGATCGCGTGGCGATCTCTTGGCCTGAGGTTGTCAATCATCCCTTGAGTCGTCGTGAATTGGTGGAGCGGGTCCCCTTGGTTCGTCGTTTAGCTGCACCTATTTTTGGAGGCGTGGCCCTGGTTGTGGTTGGGGTCATGGCCATGGTGATTCCATTGCCCATGCAGGAGACCAAGGCTCCAACCGACTCCGTAGAGGCTCCCAGTTCTGACTCGGTTAGCGATCCTTCACAAGTCGATCCAGCCCGTTGACCCTGTTTCGGTTTTCGCCCATATATTGGCGTTGATTGCTCGTCTATCAATGTCCCCCAGTTGGTCTGATCTGAGACGGCGTGTCGCAAGGATTGGAGCTTCTCTGGATGTGGTTGTACGCAGCGATCCGGAGGTTTGTGGCTTGAGTGGTGCTGATCATCAACTCACACTTCATCACAGTGGTTATGGAGATTGCACTGTTGGAGATCTCAGTTTAATTAACTGCCCCAATGAGTTAGTTCTCATTGAATTTGAGCGCTGGATGCGTCGCGCGAAGGAGTCGTTAGTGCCATGAGCTCCAAGAACATCACTCGCCTGCCTCTTACGCAGAAAGAGCGTCGTGTTTTCCGCCAACGCAAACGATCTTCCAAGCGTTTGCCTATTTGGATGATGTTTTTGGAGTCAGTCTTGCTGCTCCTGCTTGGGACTGGCTTGCTCGCTGGTTTGAGCTGGTTACCGACAAAGGTCGATGCCATCGTTGTTGTGAGTGAAGCGATTGCGGATTTAATTCGCGGTCTCAGTCAATTGCTCGAAGCGTTATTAGGTTTGTTGGCAGTGATTCTGATTGCTGCACTTCTGGTGTTGGGTCTGCTGGCGTTGATCTCAGGTTTGATTCGATTCGTGCGTACGTTCTCAGTTGTGTTCAAATCATCAGCTCGTCGACAAGCCCTTCAATCTTCCAACGCTCCGAGACAAAGCTCTCGTTCGGCCCGTAGCCGCCGGCTGCGCGGATCTCGCTAATCCGGGTGCATCTCAACGAGACCTCGATCGAGGAGCGAGCGAACGCTGCATCATCCATAGTTCGTTCAAAGTCAGGCCCCCGTCACCATTGCGGTCCAGGCTTTCGAAATTTCGCTGCAGCCAGGGCAGAGATGCCACCTCCTTGCGATCCAGTTGGCCATCGAAATTTCGATCGGCTTGTTTAAAGCGTCTTTGCAAGCGCAGCCCGCTTGGATGCGTAGCGGAGGGTCTGATGTCCTCAATCAATAAATAGTTGCGGGACGGATGGCGTTGTAACCGTCGTTCGAGATAAGGCTGGCCGCTCACTTCTTTCCTTTCCAGACGTCCATCACGATTGGAATCCATCCGAACGAATAACGCTTCCATTCGGGTGCCGTAATGACGCACAGGGTTGGCTTGCACACCTTGATCTGCCAGCAGGAGACCAGCCCCTAGTGCAACGAGTGTGAAAGTGACCCTTTTCTCCATGACAGAAGACTATGGAATCTGATTGGTAAAGAGATGTCTGAGTGATGACAGATCGTCAATTAACTGTGACATGGTCCGCCTCGGCGCGACAGTTTGCTTGATGCTCCATACGATCGGAGCGTTCAACTGATGTGGGGAGAGTGATGACGAGATCATTGTTGCTTGGGATGGTGTGGCGATGAACCAGCCCTCCAGCACCGCTTCGAACTCACCTGCAAAAAAAGCTTCGATGATTTGGGTCGTGGATGACGATCCGGACCTTCGTCAGATGGTGGGCACCTATTTGATCGATCAGGGGTATGACGTGCGCTGCTTGAGTGATGTCAAGCAGCTTGAGGCGAGGCTTGAATTTCAGCGCCCAGATTTGATCGTGCTCGACTTGATGATGCCTGGCGATGATGGGCTGACATCACTACGACGCTTGCGCGACGCTGGTGACGATCTTCCTGTGGTCATGTTGACGGCGAGAGGAGATGGCGTTGACCGCATTATTGGCCTCGAGCAGGGGGCTGACGACTATCTTGCGAAGCCGTTTCTTCCCCGTGAGTTGTCAGCACGCATCGAAGCAGTGCTGAGAAGGCGAAGTTCGATTCCCGCTGGCACTCCCTTGGCTGAAGGCGGCGATGTGACG
This portion of the Synechococcus sp. ROS8604 genome encodes:
- a CDS encoding DUF4335 domain-containing protein, which translates into the protein MLKLSYRYDQTASRLEVDGLPDFSAGHGDNVIGILSAWRLQLVGAPELEGKRDHLEALMAVVLPYARHQISGVSRAEGWSQHPVSIRPVEGGHQLELTSSQPDVPPLEIKLDDADFADLLRCLDALRADDRVAISWPEVVNHPLSRRELVERVPLVRRLAAPIFGGVALVVVGVMAMVIPLPMQETKAPTDSVEAPSSDSVSDPSQVDPAR
- a CDS encoding EF-hand domain-containing protein, which codes for MEKRVTFTLVALGAGLLLADQGVQANPVRHYGTRMEALFVRMDSNRDGRLERKEVSGQPYLERRLQRHPSRNYLLIEDIRPSATHPSGLRLQRRFKQADRNFDGQLDRKEVASLPWLQRNFESLDRNGDGGLTLNELWMMQRSLAPRSRSR
- a CDS encoding response regulator gives rise to the protein MIWVVDDDPDLRQMVGTYLIDQGYDVRCLSDVKQLEARLEFQRPDLIVLDLMMPGDDGLTSLRRLRDAGDDLPVVMLTARGDGVDRIIGLEQGADDYLAKPFLPRELSARIEAVLRRRSSIPAGTPLAEGGDVTFGENQFDLSARTLFRDGMPVVITSGEFSLLAAFVQHPHRPLSRERLIELARGPGSDTDSRSMDVQVSRVRKLVEPDPARPRYIQTVWGYGYVFVPDGQPRSR